From Paenibacillus graminis, a single genomic window includes:
- a CDS encoding sensor histidine kinase, producing the protein MKGVLRVGLRLLLFLLALLVGAVAIWLVLFVLFLFLRDLVPWLKGLRFMQFQIWSFLAVCMAALAFYLWSLTKPVIYMLTWLKQLAQGHYDEPLRSNWRGRPLSGDQLKLPYALFREIIGQLSTLTLALQRTEEERRELDEKRKSWIAGVRHDLKTPLAYIRGYSSMIAAADQYSWSPAEIIQFGSLMEQKTIQVEQLIEDMNASYQLDGSGVLLSRETTEMAGFIRQIVTDVADHPLAAQHTFAFHTAGEKCLDIDQRMIRRALHNLLWNAVVHNPGGCHIETEVYWDQHGLTVEIRDNGTGINAETLERLNAAEDNVLSARTRLAGSGLGMVLSKDFVTRHGGTMTVHSKPQQGTRITLFFLF; encoded by the coding sequence ATGAAAGGGGTTCTTCGTGTTGGCTTGCGGCTGCTGCTCTTTCTGCTGGCGCTGCTCGTAGGTGCTGTTGCCATCTGGCTCGTACTGTTTGTTCTTTTTCTTTTTTTGCGTGATCTGGTTCCATGGCTGAAGGGGCTCCGGTTCATGCAGTTTCAAATCTGGAGCTTCCTGGCTGTGTGCATGGCTGCGCTTGCCTTCTATCTGTGGAGCCTGACGAAGCCGGTTATTTATATGCTGACCTGGCTGAAGCAGCTGGCACAAGGCCACTATGACGAACCTTTGCGGAGCAATTGGCGCGGCCGCCCCCTTTCCGGAGATCAGCTCAAGCTGCCTTATGCTCTCTTTAGGGAAATCATCGGGCAGTTGTCCACGTTGACCCTTGCACTGCAGCGAACAGAAGAAGAAAGACGCGAATTGGATGAGAAGCGCAAAAGCTGGATTGCGGGCGTGCGGCATGATCTGAAAACCCCGCTCGCCTATATTCGCGGCTACAGCTCCATGATTGCGGCTGCCGACCAATATTCGTGGTCCCCTGCGGAAATCATCCAGTTCGGCTCCTTAATGGAGCAAAAAACGATCCAGGTGGAGCAGCTGATTGAAGATATGAATGCTTCCTACCAGTTGGACGGCAGCGGGGTTCTGCTCTCGCGGGAGACAACGGAGATGGCAGGATTTATCAGGCAGATCGTTACCGATGTCGCTGATCATCCGCTGGCTGCACAGCATACCTTTGCCTTCCATACCGCCGGGGAGAAATGCCTGGATATCGACCAGCGCATGATCCGGCGGGCACTGCACAATTTGCTGTGGAATGCAGTGGTTCACAATCCCGGTGGGTGCCATATTGAAACTGAAGTATACTGGGATCAGCACGGACTGACGGTTGAGATCCGCGATAATGGGACGGGAATCAATGCGGAGACGCTGGAGCGGCTGAACGCTGCTGAAGACAATGTGCTGTCGGCGCGGACCAGATTGGCGGGCTCCGGTCTGGGCATGGTGCTGTCAAAAGATTTTGTAACACGGCATGGCGGCACAATGACGGTACATAGCAAACCGCAGCAAGGAACACGCATCACTCTTTTTTTTCTGTTTTAA
- a CDS encoding ABC transporter ATP-binding protein — protein MPQLIVETKGLTRRFGEQVPVNEVNLEVPEGKIYGFLGPNGAGKTTTIKMLLGLLRADAGTIRMFGQEMPERSLDILRKVGSLVENPSYYGHLTGYKNLKILSTLLKLPDRRIGEVLEIVRLTSSANRKVSGYSLGMKQRLGIAAALLRGPQLLILDEPTNGLDPAGIQEIRHLLLSLAHDQGMTILLSSHLLSEVDTIADEIGIISSGRLVYQGALELLERRRGKVLEFAVERPQEALRTLLLQGFAVERKGNVLSVSAEKVSMPQAELFKLLGPYGIMNVREISKSLEELFMELTGKGVSL, from the coding sequence ATGCCGCAACTTATAGTGGAGACCAAAGGGCTGACCCGCCGCTTCGGCGAACAGGTGCCGGTGAATGAAGTGAACCTGGAGGTTCCCGAGGGGAAAATCTACGGTTTTCTGGGGCCGAACGGTGCAGGAAAGACAACAACGATCAAAATGCTGCTGGGCTTGCTCCGCGCGGATGCCGGGACGATCCGCATGTTTGGACAAGAGATGCCGGAGAGAAGCCTGGACATTTTGCGCAAGGTAGGCTCACTGGTAGAGAATCCATCCTATTACGGTCATCTGACCGGGTACAAAAATTTAAAAATACTGAGCACCCTGCTGAAGCTGCCTGACCGGCGCATCGGTGAGGTATTGGAAATTGTACGGCTGACGTCAAGCGCGAACCGCAAGGTAAGCGGATATTCCCTTGGCATGAAGCAGCGGCTCGGCATAGCAGCAGCCTTGCTGCGGGGGCCGCAGCTACTGATTCTGGATGAGCCGACCAACGGCCTGGACCCCGCGGGCATCCAGGAAATACGGCATCTGCTGCTGTCCCTGGCCCATGATCAGGGAATGACGATCCTGCTGTCCAGCCATCTGCTGAGCGAGGTGGATACGATTGCAGATGAGATCGGGATTATCAGCAGCGGTAGGCTCGTCTATCAGGGGGCTTTGGAATTGCTGGAGCGGCGGAGGGGCAAAGTGCTGGAATTTGCCGTGGAGCGCCCGCAGGAAGCACTTCGCACGTTATTGCTGCAAGGATTCGCCGTGGAGCGGAAAGGCAATGTGCTGTCAGTTTCGGCAGAGAAGGTCAGTATGCCGCAGGCAGAATTGTTCAAACTGCTGGGCCCTTACGGGATTATGAATGTACGGGAGATCAGCAAATCGCTGGAAGAGCTGTTCATGGAGCTGACCGGAAAAGGAGTCAGCTTATGA
- a CDS encoding ABC transporter permease: protein MMWRALRAEGMRLKPAARWLPVISSGLFIAFMALEWYLYFKGPAGVYSVFNVMYMFLGFVMLLNTALFAGMITGLEHESNSWKQLLTLPVSRAVFYWAKALWVLILLLCTVLLIIAGLSLLWICYTSEPLPFQFLIKQIVYSFLASTAVLGLQMWLSIQFPNQAIPMSIGLLGAVSGLFIARDSGAALWTWLWPWAYPTLSSPFMAHPGRWIGISAGLGTVLLAAGALHFKNKQF from the coding sequence ATGATGTGGCGGGCCCTGCGGGCCGAAGGCATGCGGCTCAAACCTGCGGCCCGCTGGCTGCCGGTGATCAGCTCCGGGCTGTTCATCGCATTTATGGCGCTGGAATGGTACCTCTATTTCAAAGGCCCGGCAGGGGTATACAGCGTGTTTAATGTGATGTATATGTTTCTAGGGTTCGTAATGCTGCTAAACACCGCGTTATTCGCTGGCATGATTACCGGTTTGGAACACGAATCCAACAGCTGGAAGCAGCTGCTGACCCTGCCTGTATCCCGCGCTGTTTTTTATTGGGCCAAGGCCTTGTGGGTTCTGATCCTGCTCTTATGTACCGTCTTACTGATTATTGCCGGCCTGTCCCTGCTCTGGATCTGCTACACATCCGAACCGCTGCCGTTCCAGTTCCTAATCAAGCAGATCGTGTACAGCTTTCTCGCCTCAACTGCGGTGCTGGGGCTGCAGATGTGGCTGTCTATCCAGTTCCCGAACCAGGCCATTCCGATGTCCATCGGCTTGCTGGGCGCCGTTTCCGGCCTATTCATCGCGCGGGACAGCGGCGCAGCATTGTGGACCTGGCTATGGCCATGGGCCTATCCGACCCTGTCCAGTCCGTTCATGGCACATCCCGGGAGGTGGATTGGCATCAGTGCAGGCCTGGGAACGGTGCTGCTGGCCGCCGGGGCCCTGCATTTCAAAAACAAACAATTTTAA
- a CDS encoding ABC transporter permease, translating to MEDLMKAERMKLQYPVLFILFLIGALGTVMLGINSLNSENFAGFYVRGWKTFYLHMASFHGLFLYPLYAGVLASFLCRYEHINGGWKQLFCLPIPRSRVYYAKLGTLMLLLGLIQLLFAGSYLLAGELLQLGNDLDFTGLIIGTVGGWLALLPFAALQLWVSMRLKSFVSSLILSASIVIANIVLTGLHASVGAWFPSTTAYYAMYPRGTALSPRLDVIPFILIVAATSAAYIWAGRRSLMRGAQL from the coding sequence ATGGAAGATTTGATGAAAGCTGAACGAATGAAGCTGCAGTATCCAGTCCTCTTCATCCTGTTCCTCATCGGTGCGCTGGGAACGGTGATGCTCGGTATCAATAGTTTGAATTCAGAAAATTTCGCCGGTTTTTATGTGCGGGGCTGGAAAACCTTTTATCTGCATATGGCCAGCTTTCACGGCTTGTTTTTATATCCTCTTTATGCCGGGGTGCTGGCTTCTTTTCTCTGCCGTTATGAGCATATTAACGGGGGGTGGAAACAACTGTTTTGTCTGCCTATTCCCCGTTCCCGTGTCTATTATGCCAAATTGGGGACGCTCATGCTGCTGTTAGGTTTAATTCAATTGCTTTTTGCCGGATCATATCTGCTCGCGGGAGAACTGCTTCAATTGGGGAATGACTTGGATTTTACCGGATTAATCATCGGTACGGTTGGAGGGTGGCTGGCCCTGCTGCCGTTTGCGGCGCTGCAGTTATGGGTTTCCATGCGCTTGAAGTCGTTTGTGTCCTCTCTGATTTTATCGGCTTCGATTGTGATCGCCAATATTGTGCTTACCGGGCTTCATGCTTCGGTCGGCGCCTGGTTTCCTTCCACAACGGCCTACTACGCGATGTATCCAAGGGGGACCGCATTGTCGCCCCGGCTGGATGTGATCCCGTTCATTCTCATTGTGGCCGCAACCTCTGCTGCTTACATCTGGGCGGGCCGCCGGTCGCTTATGCGTGGAGCCCAGCTGTAG
- a CDS encoding flotillin family protein has product MVMLYLIAGIVVVILLALFSIVNAYKKVPPNQAMIVYGLGGKRVVQGGGTFVIPGFQNNKTISMMLMSFDVIPAQAMFSQQGIKLNLEAVAQIKIKSDPTAILTASEQFIDRPEEDRETIILHSVEGHLRGLIGQLTVESILKTPDEINSKMRETCSEDLDKMGLEVVSFTIKKITDDKGYIDNMGVPEIERIRRDASIAKAEAERDIQIKQAEAEKESSIAKANAHQATIEAGTAARAKESQFEKELNIKQADFKLETEVKKAQADLAYELQQNKIKQSLVTEQVKITQMEAEANRTVREIEVELRQKELEATVIKPAQAENQATIMRAEAAKQRQILEAEAEAATTTKRGLATAEAELAKGRANAEIVQLAGAAEAGALEKKAEAYKQFTQAALTVEFLKVLPELAEKIAAPLAKVDKITVISQDGASSGVNKITSDIAKIMAQVPELTQTLTGMNVTEALSGLLGRDKEQ; this is encoded by the coding sequence ATGGTTATGCTCTATTTAATTGCAGGAATTGTTGTTGTTATTCTGCTGGCTTTGTTCAGTATCGTGAACGCTTATAAAAAAGTTCCGCCCAATCAGGCAATGATTGTGTACGGCCTCGGCGGAAAAAGAGTGGTTCAGGGCGGCGGGACGTTCGTCATTCCCGGCTTCCAGAACAATAAGACCATCTCCATGATGCTGATGAGCTTCGATGTGATCCCGGCGCAGGCGATGTTCTCCCAGCAGGGCATCAAGCTCAACCTGGAAGCGGTAGCCCAGATTAAGATTAAAAGCGATCCTACCGCTATTCTGACTGCCAGTGAGCAGTTTATCGACCGGCCGGAAGAAGACCGCGAGACAATTATCCTGCATTCGGTGGAAGGGCATTTGCGCGGCTTGATCGGACAATTAACGGTAGAATCCATTCTGAAGACCCCTGACGAAATCAACAGCAAGATGCGGGAGACCTGCTCGGAAGACCTGGACAAGATGGGGCTGGAGGTAGTCAGCTTCACCATTAAGAAAATTACGGATGACAAAGGGTATATCGACAACATGGGGGTTCCGGAAATTGAGCGCATCCGCCGCGATGCCAGCATCGCTAAGGCGGAGGCGGAACGCGACATTCAGATCAAGCAGGCCGAAGCGGAGAAGGAGTCCTCCATCGCCAAAGCCAATGCGCATCAGGCCACCATTGAAGCGGGAACCGCCGCCCGCGCCAAGGAATCTCAGTTCGAGAAGGAATTGAACATTAAGCAGGCGGACTTTAAGCTGGAGACAGAAGTGAAGAAAGCACAGGCGGATCTTGCATACGAATTGCAGCAGAACAAAATCAAACAGTCGCTGGTTACCGAGCAGGTCAAGATCACGCAGATGGAAGCAGAGGCTAACCGGACTGTCCGGGAAATCGAAGTAGAGCTGAGACAGAAGGAGCTGGAGGCAACGGTGATTAAGCCTGCCCAGGCGGAGAACCAGGCTACCATTATGAGAGCGGAAGCAGCCAAGCAGCGGCAAATTCTTGAGGCGGAAGCAGAGGCGGCCACGACGACCAAGCGGGGGCTGGCCACAGCGGAAGCCGAGCTGGCGAAGGGGAGAGCCAACGCGGAAATTGTTCAATTGGCCGGAGCGGCGGAAGCGGGAGCGCTGGAGAAGAAAGCCGAGGCATACAAACAGTTCACGCAGGCTGCGCTTACCGTGGAATTCCTGAAAGTCCTGCCTGAATTGGCCGAGAAAATCGCTGCTCCGCTGGCCAAGGTCGATAAGATTACAGTGATTTCCCAGGATGGAGCTTCATCCGGCGTGAACAAAATTACCAGCGATATCGCCAAAATCATGGCCCAGGTTCCTGAATTGACCCAGACGCTTACCGGTATGAACGTGACTGAGGCGCTCAGCGGGCTGCTCGGGCGGGATAAAGAGCAGTAA
- a CDS encoding ABC-2 transporter permease, translated as MKSLILKDLYNIGHNAKSMFFMLLVFAFIFVPFSGPEAYIIASGILCSMMVMTTFSFDDNSKWMKYAMVTPVTKKDLVASKFIVLLIFSITGVVIGLVIGFIGGIIVRKVDYSNMSDVLTLPVVAMAGLVIAEILGSMSIPLLFKFGTEKARTLSLVSFIIPAVICFGVYEILIFFGVSFTDQLKFILLCCSPVIALAWNLMMYKISYAIFSKKELLY; from the coding sequence ATGAAAAGCTTGATTTTAAAAGATTTATATAACATTGGACACAACGCAAAATCCATGTTTTTTATGCTGCTGGTTTTTGCCTTCATCTTTGTCCCTTTCAGTGGACCGGAAGCCTATATTATCGCGAGTGGGATTCTATGCAGCATGATGGTTATGACTACGTTCAGCTTTGATGACAACTCCAAGTGGATGAAATATGCTATGGTTACCCCGGTTACCAAAAAAGACTTAGTGGCTAGCAAGTTTATCGTTCTGCTGATTTTCTCGATTACCGGTGTTGTCATCGGTCTAGTGATTGGTTTCATTGGCGGCATCATCGTCCGTAAAGTTGATTACAGCAACATGAGCGACGTCCTCACCCTGCCGGTTGTGGCTATGGCTGGTTTAGTGATTGCGGAAATCTTAGGCAGTATGTCTATCCCTCTCTTATTTAAGTTCGGTACAGAAAAGGCTCGTACATTATCACTTGTTTCCTTTATAATACCCGCTGTAATTTGCTTTGGTGTATATGAGATTCTTATCTTCTTTGGTGTTTCTTTCACAGATCAGCTTAAATTTATCCTGCTGTGCTGTTCCCCGGTGATAGCGCTGGCATGGAACTTGATGATGTACAAAATCAGCTATGCGATCTTCTCAAAGAAAGAACTTTTATACTAA
- a CDS encoding ABC transporter ATP-binding protein — protein MESILQVENLTKQYPDFKLDQVSFSIPRGTIMGLIGENGAGKSTTINAILELIRKDEGTVTFWGQDLSSNPKQIKEDIGVVFDGINFYETLTPAKVGKISAAAYKQWDEALYHSYLKKFQLSPDKEIKTFSKGMKMKLCIAVALSHKPKLLILDEATSGLDPIMRDDMLDVFLDFVQDENHSILMSSHITTDLEKVADYITFIHGGKVLFCKAKDELRYNYGIIRCGAALFEQIDKSEVLAYRKCDYQWDVLVADKEQARRKHKTAVVDDASIDDILLLYVKGEQV, from the coding sequence ATGGAATCTATTTTGCAGGTTGAGAACCTAACCAAACAATATCCTGATTTCAAGCTGGATCAGGTGTCCTTTTCTATTCCGAGAGGCACGATCATGGGGCTGATTGGTGAGAACGGTGCCGGCAAAAGCACCACCATTAACGCCATTCTTGAACTCATCCGAAAGGATGAAGGTACCGTCACATTTTGGGGCCAGGATCTGTCCTCTAATCCCAAGCAAATCAAAGAGGACATCGGCGTTGTGTTTGACGGTATCAACTTCTATGAAACCCTCACACCGGCCAAGGTCGGCAAAATTTCAGCGGCTGCCTATAAACAATGGGACGAAGCCTTATACCACAGTTATTTAAAAAAGTTCCAGCTCTCTCCCGACAAGGAGATCAAAACATTTTCCAAAGGCATGAAGATGAAGCTTTGTATTGCTGTGGCACTCTCCCATAAGCCAAAGCTCCTGATCCTGGACGAAGCGACTAGCGGCCTTGATCCTATCATGCGTGACGATATGTTGGATGTTTTTCTGGATTTTGTACAGGACGAAAACCACTCCATCCTGATGTCTTCCCACATCACAACGGATTTGGAGAAAGTGGCTGATTACATCACCTTTATTCACGGGGGAAAGGTTCTGTTCTGTAAGGCAAAGGACGAACTGCGTTACAACTACGGTATTATTCGTTGTGGGGCAGCGCTGTTTGAACAGATTGACAAATCGGAGGTCCTTGCCTACCGGAAGTGCGACTATCAGTGGGATGTGCTGGTTGCCGATAAGGAACAAGCGCGCCGCAAGCATAAGACGGCAGTAGTGGACGACGCTTCTATTGACGATATTCTTCTTCTCTATGTAAAGGGGGAGCAGGTGTAA
- a CDS encoding GntR family transcriptional regulator, with protein MEIIISSNTSKPIYEQITSQIKAMIMGGELQTGDPIPSMRALAKSIHVSVITVQKAYEDLQRDGFIETTVGRGSFVSSQNKDFFQEEQQRKAEGHLQEAADIARTSGIPLSKLIELLTMFYQEEE; from the coding sequence GTGGAAATCATCATCAGCAGTAATACGAGCAAGCCTATATATGAACAAATCACCTCACAGATTAAAGCAATGATTATGGGCGGAGAATTACAGACAGGCGACCCTATTCCGTCAATGCGTGCATTGGCCAAATCTATTCATGTCAGTGTCATTACCGTACAAAAGGCTTATGAGGATTTGCAGCGGGATGGCTTTATTGAAACGACTGTAGGGCGAGGGAGTTTTGTATCCTCGCAAAACAAAGATTTTTTCCAAGAAGAACAACAGCGAAAAGCAGAAGGACATTTGCAGGAGGCTGCAGATATTGCACGTACCAGCGGTATACCACTCAGCAAGCTGATTGAGCTTTTGACTATGTTTTACCAAGAGGAGGAATAA
- a CDS encoding response regulator transcription factor: MVKILIVDDDPHIRALMRLYLKNEGFDLAEADNGIDAHAIVKGSGTDLVILDIMMPQMDGWELCQEIRISDPDLPLLMVTAKGEAGQKIKGFQLGTDDYMTKPFDPVELVMRVKALLRRSRIASSQVIVLGEIVLNRKTYKVTRGDEELTLPLKEFELLFVLAGHPGQIFTREQLITQIWGMDYEGDDRTVDVHIKRLRERFAGDARHFRIETARSVGYRLAVNPG, from the coding sequence ATGGTCAAAATTCTTATCGTGGACGACGATCCGCATATTCGCGCCCTGATGCGCCTCTACCTGAAGAATGAAGGGTTCGATCTGGCTGAGGCGGACAACGGCATCGATGCGCATGCCATCGTCAAAGGTTCAGGAACCGATCTGGTGATCCTCGATATTATGATGCCGCAGATGGACGGATGGGAGCTGTGCCAGGAGATCCGGATAAGCGATCCCGACCTTCCGCTCCTGATGGTAACGGCCAAGGGCGAAGCGGGTCAGAAGATCAAAGGCTTCCAGCTCGGGACCGACGACTATATGACGAAGCCGTTCGATCCGGTGGAGCTTGTGATGAGGGTAAAAGCATTACTGCGGCGCTCCCGGATTGCCTCTTCCCAGGTCATTGTGCTGGGGGAAATCGTATTGAACCGGAAAACGTATAAAGTGACGCGGGGAGACGAGGAACTGACTTTGCCTCTGAAAGAATTCGAGCTGTTATTTGTGCTTGCCGGCCACCCGGGGCAGATTTTCACCCGGGAGCAGCTGATCACCCAGATTTGGGGCATGGATTACGAAGGAGACGACCGGACTGTCGACGTTCATATCAAGCGGCTGCGGGAACGTTTTGCCGGGGACGCCCGCCATTTCCGCATTGAAACGGCAAGGAGTGTAGGCTACCGTCTGGCGGTGAATCCGGGATGA
- a CDS encoding sensor histidine kinase, whose protein sequence is MKTLYVRVVLTFLAVIVISLISSLLISLALFQKALNTTGKNDMIAAGNRIIRVYEQTNPPDLDTLMDNMAELVSYTLQLYDSNGGVNSYVPAKGRKAGKINPESVRKVLQGELYRSQGKDNGTFVGLPFLSEGNRYALFVHSSFKNEAALIRLFFTILLLMLGLGSLGILVAGRYVVKPLQAMTDATKRLAKGDFEVELKINRRDELGTLSRSINDMAREIRQMERMRQDFVSNVSHEIQSPLTSISGFAKALKDGTLVIGETERLQYLDIIVTESDRLSRLSDNLLKLASLESEHHPFKTETYNLDEQIRRVIVACEPQWSAKNIRVDMESLSDAAVRITADKDQLNQVWMNLLGNAVKFTPCAGQVFIAISQPQPGEVAVAVSDSGIGIAPEEVGFIFERFYKADKSRAEDRSGNGLGLAISHKIVALHHGSLAVKSTAGLGTTFTVTLPVVFPSDSIL, encoded by the coding sequence ATGAAGACGTTATATGTCCGCGTCGTACTGACTTTTCTGGCCGTCATCGTCATCAGCTTAATCTCATCCCTGCTCATCTCCCTTGCTCTTTTTCAGAAGGCTCTTAACACTACGGGGAAAAACGATATGATCGCGGCCGGAAACCGCATTATACGTGTGTATGAACAAACGAATCCTCCGGATTTGGATACTTTAATGGATAACATGGCTGAATTGGTTTCCTATACCCTGCAGCTCTACGACAGCAATGGCGGGGTGAACTCCTATGTACCGGCCAAAGGCAGGAAGGCCGGGAAGATTAACCCGGAATCTGTCCGCAAGGTGCTGCAGGGAGAACTGTACCGTTCGCAGGGAAAAGATAACGGAACGTTCGTCGGCCTTCCCTTTCTATCTGAAGGGAACCGTTATGCCTTATTTGTGCATAGCTCTTTCAAGAACGAAGCCGCGCTCATCCGTTTGTTCTTTACCATCCTGCTTCTTATGCTCGGGCTCGGAAGTTTGGGCATTCTCGTTGCCGGCAGATACGTGGTGAAGCCTCTCCAAGCGATGACGGATGCGACTAAGCGGCTGGCTAAAGGCGACTTCGAGGTTGAGCTGAAAATAAACCGCAGAGACGAACTGGGAACGCTCTCGCGGAGCATTAACGATATGGCCCGGGAAATCAGGCAAATGGAGCGGATGCGGCAGGATTTTGTATCAAACGTGTCTCATGAAATCCAGTCCCCGTTAACTTCCATTTCCGGTTTTGCGAAGGCGTTGAAGGATGGCACGCTTGTTATCGGGGAGACCGAACGCCTTCAGTACTTGGATATTATTGTTACTGAGAGCGACAGGTTGTCCAGACTCAGCGATAATCTGCTGAAGCTCGCTTCCCTCGAATCGGAGCATCATCCCTTCAAGACGGAAACCTATAACCTGGATGAGCAGATTCGGCGGGTGATTGTCGCTTGCGAGCCCCAGTGGTCGGCCAAAAACATCCGCGTCGACATGGAGTCCCTTTCAGATGCTGCTGTCCGGATAACGGCCGACAAGGATCAACTCAATCAAGTATGGATGAATTTGCTCGGCAATGCCGTCAAGTTCACGCCTTGCGCCGGGCAGGTCTTCATCGCGATCAGCCAGCCCCAGCCGGGTGAGGTTGCCGTGGCAGTAAGCGATTCCGGGATCGGCATTGCGCCGGAGGAGGTAGGCTTTATTTTTGAGCGCTTCTACAAAGCGGACAAGTCGCGGGCTGAAGACCGGAGCGGCAATGGCCTTGGTCTTGCCATCTCCCACAAGATTGTTGCACTTCATCATGGAAGCCTAGCGGTGAAGAGTACGGCCGGACTGGGCACAACGTTCACGGTGACACTCCCCGTTGTTTTCCCTTCTGATTCTATCCTTTAA
- a CDS encoding S41 family peptidase, protein MSFMLNMFDSLKWLTGWEMILCALYLFVLLGYAFLKNHRWFYFIPVAGVLIAVISLITGDDSILALLIYSSTAILFLCTVRRIFKPAIKPLSPKFQTVMVIVFVLGSLPTLLALTIAGEVRYNPVSDLSHKSYTQAFNAMNERLSTEYPFGDWKQIDWEAKKNKYGPIFRQAEINQDPNLYYKTLRDYLFSFRDGHIQIVNEHLYDDNSVFKHEVGGGVGISTIQLDDGKVLVSLLIPGSPADQCGIKPGAEIISWAGKDVQKALDGVSWSENPPATEGDRIQNQGRFLARAPVGQNIQVKFRNQDDPAVITATLTAYDDQYETLKKTRVKLKKEDPPVEGQILKEKYGYVKIRYYLPGTKQSDPAKALEDIIKEFQEKLVKGIIIDLRDNPGGDDDLVAQMAGLFVNGKRIFEYVSYYNRNTGRFEINRAETRTVQPSRVYFPGKIAILINHNTASSGEGLPLFLQGMPNVKIIGFTSTNGSFGVVSAPIEMNMPEGYVVRFPDGRSLDQNQQIQGDSDERGHGGVTPDIKVPMNGQTFKMKVIEGQDVELNYALASLND, encoded by the coding sequence ATGAGCTTTATGCTGAATATGTTCGATTCATTGAAATGGCTGACTGGCTGGGAAATGATTTTGTGCGCGCTGTACTTGTTTGTCCTGCTGGGGTATGCTTTTCTCAAGAATCACCGGTGGTTTTATTTTATTCCCGTCGCGGGTGTATTGATTGCGGTTATAAGTCTCATCACAGGTGATGACTCTATACTGGCTCTATTGATTTACTCCTCAACGGCCATACTGTTTTTATGCACTGTTAGAAGAATTTTTAAGCCGGCTATTAAGCCGCTTTCCCCAAAATTTCAGACTGTCATGGTTATCGTTTTCGTCCTCGGGTCCCTGCCAACGCTGCTGGCTTTAACTATTGCGGGTGAAGTCCGGTACAATCCGGTGAGCGATTTAAGCCATAAGAGCTATACCCAAGCTTTCAACGCGATGAACGAAAGATTGTCCACAGAATATCCCTTTGGTGACTGGAAACAAATCGATTGGGAAGCGAAAAAGAATAAATACGGGCCTATATTCCGCCAAGCCGAAATTAACCAAGATCCGAACCTCTACTATAAAACTTTAAGGGACTACCTCTTTTCTTTCCGTGACGGTCATATCCAAATCGTGAACGAACATCTGTATGATGATAATAGCGTATTTAAGCATGAAGTTGGCGGCGGAGTCGGAATCAGCACGATTCAATTGGATGACGGCAAGGTGCTGGTTAGCTTGCTGATACCCGGCAGCCCGGCTGACCAATGCGGCATCAAGCCCGGAGCCGAAATCATTTCATGGGCTGGGAAAGACGTTCAGAAAGCATTGGACGGTGTCTCTTGGAGTGAGAACCCGCCGGCAACGGAAGGGGACCGGATACAAAATCAAGGACGTTTCTTAGCAAGAGCCCCGGTCGGCCAAAACATCCAAGTTAAATTCCGGAATCAGGACGATCCGGCGGTCATAACTGCGACGCTTACAGCCTATGACGATCAGTACGAAACCTTGAAGAAAACGAGGGTCAAGCTGAAGAAAGAAGATCCGCCGGTGGAAGGCCAGATTCTTAAGGAGAAATACGGCTACGTAAAAATCAGATATTACCTTCCTGGTACCAAGCAATCCGATCCCGCGAAAGCGCTGGAAGATATAATAAAAGAGTTTCAGGAGAAACTAGTAAAGGGAATAATCATCGATCTGCGGGATAATCCGGGCGGGGATGATGACCTTGTTGCCCAAATGGCGGGACTTTTCGTGAACGGGAAAAGGATCTTTGAATACGTCAGTTACTACAACCGGAATACAGGACGTTTCGAAATCAACCGTGCCGAAACCAGAACCGTTCAACCTTCGCGGGTTTACTTTCCAGGAAAAATAGCCATTCTCATTAATCATAATACTGCGAGCTCGGGGGAAGGCTTACCTTTGTTTTTACAAGGAATGCCCAATGTCAAGATTATAGGCTTTACATCTACAAATGGTTCGTTCGGTGTCGTATCTGCTCCTATAGAAATGAACATGCCGGAAGGGTATGTCGTGCGGTTCCCGGATGGCAGATCCCTTGATCAAAATCAACAGATTCAAGGCGACAGCGATGAACGCGGACACGGAGGCGTGACTCCTGACATTAAGGTTCCCATGAACGGGCAAACATTTAAAATGAAGGTTATTGAAGGGCAGGACGTGGAATTGAATTATGCGTTAGCTTCCCTCAATGACTAA